A genomic region of Phragmites australis chromosome 2, lpPhrAust1.1, whole genome shotgun sequence contains the following coding sequences:
- the LOC133909321 gene encoding gibberellin 20 oxidase 2-like: MDASQAPPLLLSAPTLSIDLPAAKDKAAAVFDLRREPKIPAPFVWPPADARPTLAAELGMPVVDVGVLRNGDGAGLRAAAAQVAAACATHGFFQVWGHGVDAALARAALDGASDFFRLPLAEKQRARRVPGAVSGYTSAHADRFSSKLPWKETLSFGFHDGAASPVVVDYITSTLGHDFEQMGRVYQRYCEEMKELSLTIMELLELSLGVERGYYREFFKDSRSIMRCNYYPPCPEPERTLGTGPHCDPTALTILLQDDVGGLEVLVDGDWRPVRPVPGAMVINIGDTFMALSNGRYKSCLHRAVVNRRQERRSLAFFLCPREDRVVRPPPTGASPRQYPDFTWGDLMRFTQRHYRADTRTLDAFSRWLCCPHGPAQETATSCT; the protein is encoded by the exons ATGGACGCCAGCCAGGCAccgcctctcctcctctccgctCCCACTCTCAGCATTGACCTCCCCGCGGCAAAGGACAAGGCCGCCGCCGTGTTCGACCTGCGGCGGGAGCCCAAAATCCCGGCGCCATTCGTGTGGCCGCCCGCCGACGCCCGGCCGACCTTGGCCGCGGAGCTGGGCATGCCGGTGGTCGACGTGGGCGTGCTGCGCAATGGCGACGGCGCGGGGctgcgcgccgcggcggcgcagGTGGCCGCGGCGTGCGCGACCCACGGGTTCTTCCAGGTGTGGGGGCACGGCGTGGACGCGGCCCTCGCGCGCGCCGCGCTGGACGGCGCCAGCGACTTTTTCCGGCTGCCGCTGGCCGAGAAGCAGCGCGCCCGGCGTGTCCCTGGCGCCGTGTCCGGGTACACGAGCGCGCACGCCGACCGGTTCTCATCCAAGCTCCCCTGGAAGGAGACCCTCTCCTTCGGATTCCACGACGGTGCCGCCTCACCCGTCGTCGTCGACTACATCACCAGCACCCTCGGCCACGATTTCGAGCAAATGGG GCGGGTGTACCAGAGGTACTGCGAGGAGATGAAGGAACTGTCGCTGACGATCATGGAGCTGCTGGAACTGAGCCTGGGCGTGGAGCGCGGCTACTACCGTGAGTTCTTCAAGGACAGCCGCTCCATCATGCGGTGCAACTACTACCCGCCGTGCCCGGAGCCGGAGCGCACGCTGGGCACGGGCCCGCACTGCGACCCCACCGCGCTCACCATCCTCCTCCAGGATGACGTCGGCGGCCTCGAGGTCCTCGTCGACGGTGACTGGCGCCCCGTCCGCCCCGTCCCTGGCGCCATGGTCATCAACATCGGCGACACCTTCATG GCGCTGTCGAACGGGCGGTACAAGAGCTGCCTGCACCGCGCGGTGGTGAACCGGCGGCAGGAGCGCCGGTCGCTGGCCTTCTTCCTGTGCCCGCGCGAGGACCGCGTTGTGCGCCCGCCGCCCACCGGCGCCTCCCCGCGGCAGTACCCGGACTTCACCTGGGGCGACCTCATGCGCTTCACGCAGCGCCACTACCGCGCCGACACCCGCACCCTCGACGCCTTCAGCCGCTGGCTCTGCTGCCCCCACGGCCCAGCCCAGGAGACGGCCACCTCGTGCACCTAG